Proteins encoded in a region of the Dreissena polymorpha isolate Duluth1 chromosome 6, UMN_Dpol_1.0, whole genome shotgun sequence genome:
- the LOC127836332 gene encoding zinc finger protein 271-like isoform X1 produces the protein MKCYYWLTQATCGRTNTLSFMKVRVTCKTTNMSEEKDSNPFKSILTSGSQDILCNHGDGCIVENVKASPRIQLNVNENHNNPKSKSMNRRKSNWLSEIDMKCELCPFSTRYKCDFRRHKARHVTASFPCQHCNMPFATAGHMNGHIRTAHDKNTVAKPFKCSICNYETNHTSDIHRHRRRHEECLVECRHCRRPYLDEDRYKTHLRKHHGPDSAMDFEEMKDAWENFKNKKHEKIRKETLSKPEQEFKKDLSEQMKGAANMTKMTDMHNELHVVELRGDVCQSHDTKTQVDEEGTPLRTKRKHKHTFTCKSKKKHRSSKTAYINSNCSKRPSGNIIEHRANETFSDENATSFKCENYSESKHSEIKKQSPMKLTKHIMHEGEPELKESFRVKKVSDHDNESCDENEDNSTEKEVMQTKIINYDTHAGKTTYEDEERPKPNNVARNAISCVFCDYEAHSYRDLTQHLDDHDMDELFNKTDETPLHAEQTRSSVGYRTSSATEDDGYDEDSDTADDNDDETENPRVTSDTKLKDRSVMNGKDVAEKYKREEGIEGKTSNDVDTAENITERNQSANKDENPRDSQSIRCGNTIMKDDVEAKHKTKGDHKDSSGYPEVVSSPYACTMCAFRTADVGTLTAHVDGHNMARLKCKDNQNESSDLTSVSYKHERRLDKKKDKYAKNPSKNERTLTLNHHSNEDKNEHALVNRHRGNKYSDKDPGSTERRRSHAHRTETLTYFDKLTDRLSKHKQDLVRYKRFYVRRTQTFARHRGRFGSRYVYECMICTLGTTFGSSSEARMHYKRVHPQLRETICDTCSYCNRLFP, from the coding sequence ATGTCAAGGCAAGCCCTCGCATCCAGTTGAACGTAAATGAAAATCATAACAACCCTAAGTCAAAATCAATGAATCGAAGAAAATCTAACTGGCTTTCCGAAATAGACATGAAGTGTGAGCTGTGTCCTTTTTCAACGAGATATAAATGCGACTTCCGGCGTCACAAAGCGCGTCACGTGACCGCCTCGTTTCCATGCCAACACTGTAACATGCCCTTCGCCACTGCTGGTCACATGAACGGGCATATACGAACTGCGCATGATAAGAATACAGTTGCGAAACCGTTCAAGTGTTCTATCTGTAACTACGAGACCAATCACACCAGTGATATACATAGGCATCGACGCAGACATGAGGAATGTTTGGTGGAGTGTCGCCATTGCAGACGACCATACCTTGACGAAGACAGATATAAAACGCATCTCAGAAAACACCACGGTCCTGACAGCGCCATGGACTTCGAGGAAATGAAGGATGCGTGGgaaaacttcaaaaacaaaaagcATGAAAAGATCAGAAAAGAAACGTTATCTAAACCAGAGCAGGAATTTAAGAAAGATTTAAGTGAACAAATGAAGGGGGCCGCTAACATGACAAAAATGACTGATATGCATAATGAGTTACATGTAGTTGAATTAAGAGGTGACGTATGTCAATCGCATGATACTAAAACGCAGGTAGACGAGGAAGGAACACCTCTGCGCACCAAAAGAAAGCACAAACATACATTCACATGTAAATCAAAGAAAAAACACCGGTCATCAAAAACAGCCTATATAAACAGTAATTGTTCAAAGAGGCCAAGTGGCAATATAATCGAACACAGAGCAAATGAAACATTCTCTGATGAAAATGCAACAAGTTTCAAGTGTGAAAACTATAGCGAATCAAAACACTCAGAAATAAAGAAACAGTCGCCGATGAAGTTAACAAAACACATTATGCATGAAGGGGAACCCGAATTGAAGGAATCATTCCGAGTTAAAAAAGTTTCAGATCACGATAACGAGTCCTGCGACGAAAACGAAGATAACAGTACAGAAAAGGAAgttatgcaaacaaaaataattaactaCGACACTCATGCCGGTAAAACAACATATGAGGACGAAGAAAGGCCCAAACCAAACAATGTCGCAAGAAATGCAATAAGTTGCGTGTTCTGCGACTATGAGGCTCATTCTTACAGAGATCTTACCCAACATCTGGACGACCACGACATGGACGAGCTATTCAATAAAACAGACGAAACTCCCCTGCACGCGGAGCAGACTAGATCAAGCGTTGGGTATCGCACGAGTTCAGCCACGGAGGACGATGGTTATGATGAAGATTCTGACACAGCGGATGATAATGACGACGAAACTGAAAATCCAAGAGTCACGAGTGACACGAAGCTTAAGGATCGTTCAGTTATGAATGGCAAAGATGTAGCAGAGAAGTACAAACGTGAAGAAGGTATAGAAGGTAAAACATCGAATGACGTTGACACGGCTGAAAATATCACAGAAAGAAACCAATCAGCAAACAAAGACGAGAACCCACGTGATTCACAATCCATTCGTTGCGGTAATACAATAATGAAAGATGACGTAGAAGCCAAGCATAAAACTAAAGGAGACCATAAAGACAGCTCTGGTTATCCTGAAGTCGTGTCCAGTCCATACGCATGTACCATGTGTGCGTTTCGTACTGCCGATGTCGGAACGCTTACAGCTCATGTGGATGGCCACAACATGGCCCGACTTAAGTGCAAAGACAATCAGAATGAAAGTTCTGATCTGACCTCTGTATCTTATAAACACGAGCGTAGGTTGGATAAAAAGAAAGATAAGTACGCCAAAAATCCATCGAAGAACGAGCGCACACTGACACTTAACCACCATTCGAATGAGGACAAAAACGAGCATGCGTTGGTGAACAGGCATAGGGGAAATAAATATTCCGATAAAGATCCAGGCTCAACGGAAAGAAGGCGATCGCACGCACATCGGACCGAAACTCTAACATACTTTGACAAGTTGACCGACCGGTTAAGCAAGCACAAGCAAGACTTGGTCCGATATAAACGATTTTATGTCCGGCGAACACAGACATTTGCCCGTCATAGAGGGAGATTCGGTTCCCGGTATGTTTATGAATGCATGATTTGCACACTGGGTACTACTTTCGGTAGCTCATCAGAGGCTAGAATGCACTATAAACGTGTACATCCCCAGCTAAGGGAGACAATATGTGATACTTGTTCCTACTGCAACCGACTTTTTCCATGA
- the LOC127836332 gene encoding zinc finger protein 271-like isoform X2, with product MSEEKDSNPFKSILTSGSQDILCNHGDGCIVENVKASPRIQLNVNENHNNPKSKSMNRRKSNWLSEIDMKCELCPFSTRYKCDFRRHKARHVTASFPCQHCNMPFATAGHMNGHIRTAHDKNTVAKPFKCSICNYETNHTSDIHRHRRRHEECLVECRHCRRPYLDEDRYKTHLRKHHGPDSAMDFEEMKDAWENFKNKKHEKIRKETLSKPEQEFKKDLSEQMKGAANMTKMTDMHNELHVVELRGDVCQSHDTKTQVDEEGTPLRTKRKHKHTFTCKSKKKHRSSKTAYINSNCSKRPSGNIIEHRANETFSDENATSFKCENYSESKHSEIKKQSPMKLTKHIMHEGEPELKESFRVKKVSDHDNESCDENEDNSTEKEVMQTKIINYDTHAGKTTYEDEERPKPNNVARNAISCVFCDYEAHSYRDLTQHLDDHDMDELFNKTDETPLHAEQTRSSVGYRTSSATEDDGYDEDSDTADDNDDETENPRVTSDTKLKDRSVMNGKDVAEKYKREEGIEGKTSNDVDTAENITERNQSANKDENPRDSQSIRCGNTIMKDDVEAKHKTKGDHKDSSGYPEVVSSPYACTMCAFRTADVGTLTAHVDGHNMARLKCKDNQNESSDLTSVSYKHERRLDKKKDKYAKNPSKNERTLTLNHHSNEDKNEHALVNRHRGNKYSDKDPGSTERRRSHAHRTETLTYFDKLTDRLSKHKQDLVRYKRFYVRRTQTFARHRGRFGSRYVYECMICTLGTTFGSSSEARMHYKRVHPQLRETICDTCSYCNRLFP from the coding sequence ATGTCAAGGCAAGCCCTCGCATCCAGTTGAACGTAAATGAAAATCATAACAACCCTAAGTCAAAATCAATGAATCGAAGAAAATCTAACTGGCTTTCCGAAATAGACATGAAGTGTGAGCTGTGTCCTTTTTCAACGAGATATAAATGCGACTTCCGGCGTCACAAAGCGCGTCACGTGACCGCCTCGTTTCCATGCCAACACTGTAACATGCCCTTCGCCACTGCTGGTCACATGAACGGGCATATACGAACTGCGCATGATAAGAATACAGTTGCGAAACCGTTCAAGTGTTCTATCTGTAACTACGAGACCAATCACACCAGTGATATACATAGGCATCGACGCAGACATGAGGAATGTTTGGTGGAGTGTCGCCATTGCAGACGACCATACCTTGACGAAGACAGATATAAAACGCATCTCAGAAAACACCACGGTCCTGACAGCGCCATGGACTTCGAGGAAATGAAGGATGCGTGGgaaaacttcaaaaacaaaaagcATGAAAAGATCAGAAAAGAAACGTTATCTAAACCAGAGCAGGAATTTAAGAAAGATTTAAGTGAACAAATGAAGGGGGCCGCTAACATGACAAAAATGACTGATATGCATAATGAGTTACATGTAGTTGAATTAAGAGGTGACGTATGTCAATCGCATGATACTAAAACGCAGGTAGACGAGGAAGGAACACCTCTGCGCACCAAAAGAAAGCACAAACATACATTCACATGTAAATCAAAGAAAAAACACCGGTCATCAAAAACAGCCTATATAAACAGTAATTGTTCAAAGAGGCCAAGTGGCAATATAATCGAACACAGAGCAAATGAAACATTCTCTGATGAAAATGCAACAAGTTTCAAGTGTGAAAACTATAGCGAATCAAAACACTCAGAAATAAAGAAACAGTCGCCGATGAAGTTAACAAAACACATTATGCATGAAGGGGAACCCGAATTGAAGGAATCATTCCGAGTTAAAAAAGTTTCAGATCACGATAACGAGTCCTGCGACGAAAACGAAGATAACAGTACAGAAAAGGAAgttatgcaaacaaaaataattaactaCGACACTCATGCCGGTAAAACAACATATGAGGACGAAGAAAGGCCCAAACCAAACAATGTCGCAAGAAATGCAATAAGTTGCGTGTTCTGCGACTATGAGGCTCATTCTTACAGAGATCTTACCCAACATCTGGACGACCACGACATGGACGAGCTATTCAATAAAACAGACGAAACTCCCCTGCACGCGGAGCAGACTAGATCAAGCGTTGGGTATCGCACGAGTTCAGCCACGGAGGACGATGGTTATGATGAAGATTCTGACACAGCGGATGATAATGACGACGAAACTGAAAATCCAAGAGTCACGAGTGACACGAAGCTTAAGGATCGTTCAGTTATGAATGGCAAAGATGTAGCAGAGAAGTACAAACGTGAAGAAGGTATAGAAGGTAAAACATCGAATGACGTTGACACGGCTGAAAATATCACAGAAAGAAACCAATCAGCAAACAAAGACGAGAACCCACGTGATTCACAATCCATTCGTTGCGGTAATACAATAATGAAAGATGACGTAGAAGCCAAGCATAAAACTAAAGGAGACCATAAAGACAGCTCTGGTTATCCTGAAGTCGTGTCCAGTCCATACGCATGTACCATGTGTGCGTTTCGTACTGCCGATGTCGGAACGCTTACAGCTCATGTGGATGGCCACAACATGGCCCGACTTAAGTGCAAAGACAATCAGAATGAAAGTTCTGATCTGACCTCTGTATCTTATAAACACGAGCGTAGGTTGGATAAAAAGAAAGATAAGTACGCCAAAAATCCATCGAAGAACGAGCGCACACTGACACTTAACCACCATTCGAATGAGGACAAAAACGAGCATGCGTTGGTGAACAGGCATAGGGGAAATAAATATTCCGATAAAGATCCAGGCTCAACGGAAAGAAGGCGATCGCACGCACATCGGACCGAAACTCTAACATACTTTGACAAGTTGACCGACCGGTTAAGCAAGCACAAGCAAGACTTGGTCCGATATAAACGATTTTATGTCCGGCGAACACAGACATTTGCCCGTCATAGAGGGAGATTCGGTTCCCGGTATGTTTATGAATGCATGATTTGCACACTGGGTACTACTTTCGGTAGCTCATCAGAGGCTAGAATGCACTATAAACGTGTACATCCCCAGCTAAGGGAGACAATATGTGATACTTGTTCCTACTGCAACCGACTTTTTCCATGA